The Epinephelus lanceolatus isolate andai-2023 chromosome 11, ASM4190304v1, whole genome shotgun sequence genome window below encodes:
- the LOC117261840 gene encoding uncharacterized protein C11orf87-like yields MSARTSEASGLSVPLHRCHGVFQANNGTCAEQLSFFPPFSSTLALLVLVAVLVGIILVSLATFHFHKRKLRNRKIQRAQEEYERDSRSPARGAGASGEPARPCVIVRPVRCEEKLSCQSAEPESGDATEVAEGEQALHETVPLDC; encoded by the coding sequence ATGTCAGCCAGAACCTCTGAGGCCTCGGGACTGTCGGTGCCGCTGCACCGCTGTCACGGGGTTTTCCAGGCCAATAACGGCACCTGCGCGGAGCAGCTGAGCTTTTTTCCGCCGTTCTCCTCCACCCTCGCGCTCCTCGTGCTGGTGGCCGTGCTCGTGGGGATCATCCTCGTTTCCCTGGCAACGTTCCACTTCCACAAGAGGAAGCTCCGGAATAGGAAGATCCAGCGCGCGCAGGAGGAATACGAGCGCGACAGCCGCAGCCCCGCGCGCGGTGCCGGGGCGAGCGGGGAGCCCGCGAGGCCGTGCGTCATCGTCCGGCCGGTGAGATGTGAGGAGAAGCTTTCGTGCCAGAGCGCGGAGCCTGAGAGCGGGGACGCCACGGAGGTGGCGGAGGGCGAACAGGCGCTGCACGAGACAGTTCCTCTTGACTGTTAA